A stretch of Pseudomonas taetrolens DNA encodes these proteins:
- a CDS encoding LTA synthase family protein gives MAIPDAPRQQPALSRVLQPTVKSHLAFTLLCALIMMVMFTLLRVALLVYNKEMILDTPASTFIEAFVNGLRFDLRIVVYLSIPLLLAVLSVKAMTQRGVLRFWLTAASSLALFLGLMEMDFYREFHQRLNGLVFQYVKEDPQTVMSMLWYGFPVVRYLLSWAVGTLVLYVAFRGADRLTRPSAVAATGGSNVGVAPWYGRVAVFVVVLLVCVVAARGTLRQGPPLRWGDAYTTDSNFANQLGLNGSLSLIAAAKSRFSEDRTNVWKATLQEPVAVQKVREMLLTEHDKLVDPDTAPVRRDTTPPDEKTLPIKNVVVILMESFAGHSVGALGRPGNITPYFDNLAKEGLLFDRFFSNGTHTHQGMFATMACFPNLPGFEYLMQTPEGSHKLSGLPELLSARKFDDVYVYNGDFAWDNQSGFFSNQGMTTFVGRNDFVDPVFSDPTWGVSDQDMFNRGLEELKKREGKEPFYALLQTLSNHTPYALPTPLPVEPVTDRGPLNMHLTAMRYSDWALGQFFEKARKEPYFKETLFVVVGDHGFGNEQQISEMDLGRFNVPLLLIGPGIQEKFGLRNDTVGTQVDIVPTIMGRLGGEFRQQCWGRDLLTLPEGDKGTGVIKPSGSDQTVAIISGDHMLVQPKDMPGKVWQYNLGANAGAKVVTGSPAEAELKQKLESFLQTATKSLLDNTAGVEDPK, from the coding sequence ATGGCAATCCCGGACGCCCCAAGACAACAACCCGCGCTCTCGCGGGTGTTGCAACCGACCGTCAAATCGCATCTGGCGTTTACGCTGCTCTGTGCCTTGATCATGATGGTGATGTTCACCCTGCTGCGGGTGGCATTGCTGGTTTACAACAAGGAAATGATCCTCGACACCCCGGCCTCGACCTTCATCGAGGCGTTCGTCAACGGTCTTCGTTTTGACCTGAGAATTGTGGTGTACCTCAGCATCCCTCTGCTGCTGGCTGTGCTCAGCGTCAAGGCCATGACCCAGCGCGGTGTGCTGCGTTTCTGGCTAACGGCCGCTTCCAGCCTGGCGCTGTTCCTGGGCTTGATGGAGATGGATTTCTACCGTGAGTTCCACCAGCGCCTTAACGGTCTGGTTTTCCAGTATGTGAAGGAAGACCCGCAAACCGTCATGAGCATGCTCTGGTATGGCTTCCCGGTGGTGCGCTATTTGTTGTCATGGGCTGTGGGCACACTGGTGCTGTACGTTGCATTCCGCGGTGCAGATCGCCTGACCCGTCCCAGTGCAGTCGCTGCCACAGGCGGCAGCAACGTTGGCGTGGCACCGTGGTACGGGCGTGTTGCCGTGTTCGTCGTGGTGTTGCTGGTGTGTGTAGTTGCTGCTCGCGGCACCTTGCGCCAGGGGCCTCCTCTGCGTTGGGGTGATGCGTATACAACAGATTCCAACTTCGCTAACCAATTGGGGCTCAATGGCTCGCTGTCGCTGATTGCTGCCGCGAAAAGCCGTTTCTCCGAAGACCGTACCAATGTCTGGAAGGCCACGCTGCAAGAGCCTGTGGCTGTGCAGAAGGTTCGTGAAATGTTGTTGACCGAGCACGACAAACTGGTCGACCCGGACACCGCGCCCGTGCGCCGTGATACCACGCCGCCTGACGAGAAAACCCTGCCGATCAAGAACGTTGTCGTGATCCTGATGGAAAGCTTCGCCGGCCATTCGGTGGGTGCGCTGGGTCGTCCTGGCAATATCACGCCGTATTTCGACAACCTGGCCAAAGAAGGCCTGTTGTTTGATCGCTTCTTCTCCAACGGTACGCATACACACCAGGGTATGTTTGCGACCATGGCCTGCTTCCCGAACTTGCCGGGTTTTGAATACCTGATGCAAACCCCGGAAGGCAGCCACAAACTGTCCGGCTTGCCGGAGTTGCTCAGTGCACGCAAGTTCGATGATGTGTATGTCTACAACGGCGATTTCGCCTGGGACAACCAGTCAGGTTTCTTCAGCAACCAGGGCATGACTACGTTCGTAGGTCGCAACGATTTCGTTGACCCGGTGTTCTCTGACCCGACGTGGGGCGTGTCAGATCAGGATATGTTCAACCGTGGTCTGGAAGAGCTGAAGAAGCGTGAAGGCAAAGAGCCGTTCTATGCGCTGCTGCAAACCCTGTCCAACCACACCCCGTATGCCTTGCCAACGCCGCTGCCGGTCGAACCCGTGACCGACCGTGGCCCGCTGAATATGCACCTGACCGCGATGCGCTATTCGGACTGGGCATTGGGCCAGTTCTTTGAGAAAGCGCGTAAAGAACCGTACTTCAAGGAAACCCTGTTTGTAGTGGTCGGTGACCATGGCTTTGGTAATGAGCAGCAGATTTCCGAGATGGATCTGGGTCGTTTCAACGTGCCATTGCTGCTGATCGGGCCTGGTATCCAGGAAAAATTCGGACTGCGTAATGACACTGTCGGTACTCAGGTCGACATCGTGCCCACCATCATGGGCCGACTGGGTGGCGAGTTCCGTCAGCAATGCTGGGGCCGTGACTTGTTGACCCTGCCGGAAGGCGATAAGGGCACGGGCGTTATCAAACCGTCGGGCAGTGATCAGACAGTGGCCATCATCAGTGGCGACCACATGCTGGTTCAGCCCAAGGATATGCCGGGCAAAGTGTGGCAATACAACCTGGGTGCCAACGCTGGCGCCAAGGTGGTAACCGGTTCGCCGGCAGAGGCCGAGCTCAAGCAGAAGCTCGAATCCTTCCTGCAGACCGCGACCAAGAGCTTGCTGGATAACACCGCAGGTGTAGAAGATCCGAAGTAA
- a CDS encoding PLDc N-terminal domain-containing protein, with the protein MGSTFNGLIGLIILALDIWAIINVIKSGAGTGAKILWVLLIIFLPVLGLVIWAIAGPRGNVRI; encoded by the coding sequence ATGGGTTCTACATTTAATGGACTGATTGGCCTGATCATTCTGGCTCTGGATATCTGGGCGATCATCAATGTGATCAAAAGCGGTGCGGGAACCGGGGCGAAAATCCTCTGGGTGTTGCTGATTATCTTCCTGCCGGTGCTCGGTCTGGTTATTTGGGCCATCGCAGGCCCCCGAGGGAATGTGCGCATTTAA
- a CDS encoding ankyrin repeat domain-containing protein, which yields MSDEKPADQTRQMTPEEAADFAEQVFNKAREGDAAMLAALLSKGLPPNLRNHKGDTLLMLASYHGHVEAVKVLLEHKADPEVRNDNGQSPIAGAAFKGDLEMVKALVEGGAQVEGASFDGRTALMMAAMFNRTAIIDYLISKGADPKAKDANGITALDAARTMGATDAVAQIEKYVG from the coding sequence ATGTCAGATGAAAAGCCAGCAGACCAAACCCGGCAGATGACTCCGGAAGAGGCCGCCGACTTTGCCGAGCAGGTTTTCAACAAGGCCCGCGAAGGTGATGCAGCCATGCTGGCAGCCTTGCTGAGCAAGGGGCTGCCGCCCAACTTGCGTAATCACAAGGGCGATACCTTATTGATGCTGGCCAGCTATCACGGCCACGTCGAGGCCGTTAAGGTTTTGCTGGAACACAAGGCCGATCCCGAGGTCCGCAATGACAACGGCCAGAGCCCGATTGCCGGCGCCGCCTTCAAAGGCGATCTGGAGATGGTCAAGGCGCTTGTGGAAGGAGGCGCTCAGGTTGAGGGAGCATCGTTTGATGGCCGCACGGCATTGATGATGGCGGCAATGTTCAATCGCACGGCGATCATTGACTACCTGATCAGCAAAGGCGCCGACCCGAAGGCCAAAGATGCCAATGGCATTACGGCTCTGGACGCGGCCAGGACCATGGGCGCTACCGACGCGGTCGCCCAGATCGAGAAATACGTGGGCTGA
- a CDS encoding DUF3509 domain-containing protein, producing the protein MSLIQEKFSSLFTNHTVTVKPRPDGGVLLTLCDSDGKQTQRSISYAQLHTAEQLTWVISAIRRDLAGTASELPSISLLQSQHRFALPTYHTR; encoded by the coding sequence ATGAGCCTGATCCAAGAAAAATTCTCGTCGCTATTTACCAATCACACGGTAACGGTCAAACCCCGTCCGGATGGTGGTGTATTGCTCACTTTGTGCGACAGCGATGGCAAGCAGACACAGCGTTCGATCTCTTACGCCCAACTGCATACCGCTGAACAACTGACGTGGGTAATTAGCGCGATTCGTCGTGACCTGGCAGGTACTGCCAGTGAGCTTCCGTCAATTTCGCTGCTGCAAAGCCAACACCGCTTCGCCCTGCCGACCTATCACACTCGCTGA
- a CDS encoding 1,2-dihydroxy-3-keto-5-methylthiopentene dioxygenase yields the protein MSSLSVYHVSTPELPNKVLTHLDDIASTLAEQGVRFERWQAVAPIGPDATQGEVIDAYREQIDQLMTERGYLAVDVISLNDAHPQKAELRAGLLEEHRTTEDVVRFFVSGRGLFTLHIGDYVYAALCEKNDLIVVPAGTPHWFDMGERPHFVAIRLFNNPGDGGVSFTGDDIARRFPGLDEQ from the coding sequence ATGAGCAGCCTGTCCGTTTATCACGTCTCGACCCCAGAATTGCCCAACAAAGTACTGACCCACCTGGATGACATCGCCTCGACGCTGGCGGAGCAGGGCGTGCGCTTTGAACGCTGGCAAGCGGTCGCACCGATAGGGCCGGATGCCACCCAGGGCGAAGTGATCGATGCTTATCGAGAGCAAATCGATCAATTGATGACCGAGCGCGGTTATCTCGCTGTCGACGTCATCAGCCTCAACGATGCCCATCCGCAAAAAGCCGAGTTACGCGCCGGGCTTCTTGAAGAGCATCGAACAACTGAAGACGTAGTCCGTTTCTTCGTCAGCGGTCGCGGGTTATTTACCCTGCATATTGGCGATTATGTGTACGCAGCCCTGTGTGAGAAGAACGACCTGATTGTGGTACCTGCGGGTACACCGCATTGGTTCGACATGGGCGAACGCCCGCATTTTGTCGCTATCCGGCTGTTCAACAACCCGGGTGACGGTGGGGTGAGTTTCACCGGTGATGACATCGCCCGCCGTTTCCCGGGGCTCGACGAGCAGTGA
- a CDS encoding MFS transporter, translated as MAALPYWRLSGFYLFYFALLGATAPFLALYFHHLGFSSARIGELVAIPMLMRCVAPNLWGWLGDYTGQRLLIVRLGALCTLLSFALIFVSQSYAWLALVMALHAFFWHAVLPQFEVITFAHLREQPERYSQVRLWGSIGFILTVVILGRLFEWLSLDIYPVALIVVMAGIVLCSLWVPNAQPSSQGRKLLSGGFLEQLCSPGVLAFYGCVALMQMSHGPYYTFLTLHLENLGYSRGVIGLLWALGVVAEVLMFLAMRRILLKFSVRRVLMFSFMLAALRWLLLGSFAEHVGVLLLAQLLHAATFGSFHASAMAFVQRSFGPGQQGQGQALYATLAGIGGAAGALYAGYSWNTLGPTITFSMASVAALAAAVIIAARLQEDRPHT; from the coding sequence GTGGCAGCACTTCCTTACTGGCGGTTGTCGGGCTTCTATCTTTTCTATTTCGCCCTGCTCGGTGCTACAGCGCCTTTTCTGGCGCTGTATTTCCATCACCTCGGGTTCTCCAGTGCGCGGATTGGCGAGTTGGTGGCCATTCCCATGCTGATGCGCTGCGTCGCCCCCAACTTGTGGGGCTGGCTGGGAGACTACACCGGCCAGCGCCTGCTGATCGTACGCCTGGGCGCGTTGTGCACGTTGCTCAGCTTTGCCTTGATCTTTGTCAGCCAGAGCTATGCCTGGCTAGCGCTGGTCATGGCGTTGCACGCGTTTTTCTGGCATGCCGTATTGCCGCAATTCGAAGTCATCACCTTTGCCCACTTACGTGAGCAGCCCGAGCGTTACAGCCAGGTGCGCTTGTGGGGGTCGATTGGATTCATCCTCACGGTGGTGATTCTGGGACGCCTGTTCGAGTGGCTGAGCCTGGACATCTACCCGGTAGCACTGATCGTGGTCATGGCCGGGATCGTGCTGTGCAGTTTGTGGGTGCCCAATGCCCAGCCCTCGAGCCAGGGGCGCAAACTGCTGTCGGGTGGTTTTCTCGAGCAATTGTGCAGCCCGGGCGTGCTGGCGTTTTATGGCTGTGTCGCCTTGATGCAGATGAGCCACGGTCCGTATTACACCTTTCTGACCCTGCACCTTGAGAACCTCGGTTATAGCCGGGGTGTGATCGGTTTGCTCTGGGCCTTGGGGGTGGTCGCTGAAGTGCTGATGTTCCTGGCCATGCGCCGTATCCTGCTGAAGTTTTCGGTGCGTCGGGTACTGATGTTCAGCTTTATGCTGGCGGCATTGCGCTGGCTTTTGCTGGGTTCGTTTGCCGAGCATGTGGGGGTGTTGTTGCTGGCGCAATTGCTGCACGCGGCCACGTTTGGCAGTTTTCATGCGTCGGCCATGGCCTTTGTCCAGCGCAGTTTCGGCCCCGGTCAGCAAGGGCAGGGCCAGGCCCTGTACGCCACACTGGCCGGGATTGGCGGCGCGGCCGGTGCCCTTTATGCCGGATACAGCTGGAATACGCTGGGCCCGACTATCACCTTTAGTATGGCGAGCGTCGCAGCGCTGGCTGCAGCCGTTATCATTGCCGCCCGACTGCAAGAGGACAGGCCACACACCTGA
- the aroC gene encoding chorismate synthase, protein MSGNTYGKLFTVTTAGESHGPALVAIVDGCPPGLELSLDDLQRDLDRRKPGTSRHTTQRQEADEVEILSGVFEGRTTGCAIGLLIRNTDQKSKDYSAIKDLFRPAHADYTYHHKYGERDYRGGGRSSARETAMRVAAGAIAKKYLATQGIVIRGYMSQLGPIEIPFKTWDSVEENAFFSPDPDKVPELEAYMDQLRRDQDSVGAKITVVAEGVIPGLGEPIFDRLDAELAHALMSINAVKGIEIGAGFASVAQRGTEHRDEMTPEGFLSNNAGGILGGISSGQPIVAHLALKPTSSITTPGRSIDVHGSPVDVITKGRHDPCVGIRATPIAEAMMAIVLMDHLLRHRGQNADVRVSTPVLGQL, encoded by the coding sequence ATGTCCGGCAATACCTACGGCAAGCTGTTCACTGTCACTACCGCTGGCGAAAGCCATGGCCCGGCGTTGGTCGCCATTGTCGATGGCTGCCCGCCAGGGCTTGAGCTGTCCCTCGACGACTTGCAGCGCGATCTGGATCGACGCAAGCCGGGCACCAGCCGCCATACCACGCAGCGCCAGGAAGCAGACGAAGTCGAAATCCTCTCCGGCGTGTTCGAAGGGCGCACCACCGGTTGTGCCATCGGCCTGCTGATTCGCAATACCGACCAGAAGTCCAAGGACTACTCGGCGATCAAGGACCTGTTCCGCCCGGCCCACGCCGACTACACCTATCACCACAAGTATGGCGAGCGTGACTACCGCGGCGGTGGTCGCAGTTCGGCGCGTGAAACCGCCATGCGGGTGGCGGCCGGTGCCATCGCGAAAAAATACCTGGCGACCCAGGGCATTGTGATTCGTGGCTACATGAGCCAGTTGGGTCCGATTGAAATCCCGTTCAAAACCTGGGACTCGGTCGAAGAAAATGCCTTCTTCAGCCCCGATCCGGACAAGGTGCCGGAACTTGAGGCCTACATGGATCAACTGCGTCGCGACCAGGACTCCGTAGGTGCCAAGATCACCGTGGTGGCAGAAGGTGTGATCCCAGGCCTGGGCGAGCCGATTTTCGACCGTCTGGACGCTGAACTGGCCCATGCCCTGATGAGCATCAACGCGGTCAAGGGCATCGAAATCGGTGCGGGCTTTGCCAGCGTCGCCCAGCGCGGCACTGAACACCGCGACGAGATGACCCCTGAAGGTTTCCTCAGTAATAACGCGGGCGGGATTCTGGGCGGTATTTCGTCCGGGCAACCGATCGTGGCGCACTTGGCCCTCAAGCCTACGTCGAGCATCACCACCCCAGGGCGCTCGATCGATGTGCATGGCAGCCCGGTTGATGTGATCACCAAGGGCCGCCATGACCCGTGCGTCGGCATTCGGGCCACGCCGATTGCCGAGGCAATGATGGCCATTGTGCTGATGGATCATCTGCTGCGCCATCGTGGGCAAAATGCCGATGTGCGCGTGAGCACCCCCGTACTGGGCCAGCTGTAA
- a CDS encoding alpha/beta hydrolase: protein MMLRIIFLVLTLFGTQAMAAAPNVLLRPIELETGSGTLYGSLMLPKSTRPVPVVLILAGSGPTDRDGNNTQGGRNDSLKKLARHLAQNNIASVRFDKRGIAQSVAAGPDERTLSLDQYVTDAVAWGQKLKSDTRFGDVYVLGHSEGALIASLTAPQINAAGVISIAGTGRPVGTVLREQLQRNRLPPALLQRSYELIDGLEAGRTDPDVPNDLKVIFRPSVQPYLISLLRRDPAAAFAALKMPALIIQGTHDIQVDVDDARRLKAAKPDAELTLIDGMNHVMRIVPMDMKRQVQSYNDPNQRLSSELNDRIVRFITKVSAK from the coding sequence ATGATGCTGCGAATTATCTTTCTGGTTTTAACGCTGTTCGGCACCCAGGCCATGGCCGCCGCCCCCAATGTATTACTGCGTCCCATCGAGCTGGAAACCGGCTCCGGCACGCTGTATGGCTCGCTGATGCTGCCAAAAAGTACCCGACCGGTGCCGGTGGTGCTGATTCTGGCCGGCTCCGGCCCCACCGACCGCGACGGCAACAATACCCAGGGCGGGCGCAACGACAGCCTGAAAAAGCTGGCCCGCCACCTGGCGCAAAACAACATCGCCAGCGTGCGCTTCGACAAGCGCGGCATCGCCCAAAGTGTGGCGGCAGGCCCCGACGAACGCACCCTGAGCCTGGACCAATACGTCACCGACGCCGTGGCCTGGGGCCAGAAACTGAAAAGTGACACGCGTTTCGGCGATGTGTATGTGCTGGGGCACAGCGAAGGCGCGCTGATCGCCAGCCTGACGGCCCCTCAAATCAACGCCGCCGGCGTCATCTCCATTGCGGGCACCGGGCGCCCGGTCGGCACGGTGCTGCGTGAACAATTGCAGCGCAACCGCCTGCCACCTGCCCTGCTGCAACGCAGCTATGAATTGATCGACGGGCTCGAGGCCGGGCGCACAGACCCTGACGTGCCCAATGATCTGAAAGTGATCTTCCGGCCCAGCGTTCAGCCGTACTTGATCAGCCTGTTGCGCCGTGATCCGGCGGCGGCTTTCGCGGCACTGAAAATGCCTGCACTGATTATTCAGGGCACCCACGACATCCAGGTCGATGTCGACGATGCCCGCCGGCTCAAGGCAGCCAAACCAGACGCCGAGCTGACGCTGATCGACGGTATGAACCATGTAATGCGCATCGTACCGATGGACATGAAGCGCCAGGTCCAGTCCTACAACGACCCCAACCAGCGCTTGTCCAGCGAGCTTAATGATCGAATTGTGCGCTTCATCACTAAAGTGAGCGCCAAGTAA
- the prmB gene encoding 50S ribosomal protein L3 N(5)-glutamine methyltransferase codes for MITSRLRTLRDHIRWAVSHFHGEELFFGHGTDNAWDEARQLVLGALNLPWEIADSYLDCRLEDDELVNLQHLLKRRIEERIPTAYLLGEAWFCGMSFIVDERVLIPRSPIGELIENRFEPWLAAEPARILDLCTGSGCIGIACAYEFQNAEVVLADLSYEALEVANQNIERHGVDERVYTVQGDGFDGLPGQRFDLIVSNPPYVDAEDFADMPAEYQHEPELGLACGDDGLNLVRRMLAEAADHLTDKGLLIVEVGNSQVHVESLYPEVDFAWLEFERGGHGVFMLTAEQCREHQALFAARI; via the coding sequence TTGATCACTTCCCGCCTGCGCACTTTGCGCGACCATATTCGCTGGGCCGTTAGCCACTTTCATGGGGAAGAGCTGTTCTTTGGTCATGGTACCGATAACGCTTGGGACGAAGCCCGCCAGTTGGTGTTAGGTGCACTGAACCTGCCGTGGGAAATCGCGGACAGTTATCTGGATTGCCGTCTGGAAGACGACGAACTGGTCAATCTGCAACATTTGCTCAAGCGCCGTATCGAAGAGCGTATCCCGACCGCCTATCTGTTGGGCGAAGCCTGGTTTTGCGGCATGTCGTTCATCGTTGACGAGCGCGTATTGATCCCGCGTTCGCCGATTGGCGAGTTGATCGAAAACCGTTTCGAGCCCTGGCTGGCCGCCGAGCCTGCGCGGATTCTTGACCTGTGCACGGGGTCGGGCTGCATCGGTATCGCCTGCGCCTATGAGTTCCAGAACGCTGAAGTGGTACTGGCCGATCTGTCATACGAAGCCCTTGAAGTCGCCAATCAGAACATTGAGCGCCATGGTGTCGATGAGCGTGTGTACACCGTTCAGGGTGATGGCTTCGACGGTCTGCCGGGTCAGCGCTTCGACCTGATCGTCTCCAACCCGCCCTATGTCGACGCCGAAGATTTCGCCGACATGCCGGCTGAATACCAGCATGAGCCTGAACTGGGCCTGGCCTGTGGGGATGACGGGCTGAATCTGGTTCGCCGCATGCTGGCCGAGGCGGCTGATCATCTGACCGACAAGGGTTTATTGATCGTTGAAGTGGGCAACAGCCAGGTGCATGTCGAGTCTCTGTACCCTGAGGTCGACTTTGCCTGGCTTGAATTCGAGCGCGGCGGTCATGGGGTGTTCATGCTCACTGCTGAACAATGCCGCGAACATCAGGCGTTGTTTGCTGCCCGTATCTGA
- a CDS encoding cysteine hydrolase family protein, producing the protein MPALKTMFQLTGRGYAAASLSNASLLIIDAQNEYLSGPLALSGMEAATANIALLLEAARKAKRPVVHIRHLGTVGGMFDPQGERGNFIKGLEPQGDELIIEKRMPNAFNDTGLQKTLENLGSLDVIVCGFMSHSSVSTTVRAAKDYGLRCTLVEDACATRDLPTPDGGVISAQQVQRTEMAIMNDNFATLTLTRNLI; encoded by the coding sequence ATGCCCGCTTTAAAGACGATGTTTCAACTCACTGGACGTGGTTATGCCGCTGCCAGCCTGAGTAATGCCAGCCTGCTGATCATTGATGCGCAAAATGAATACCTGAGCGGGCCATTGGCCTTGTCCGGAATGGAAGCTGCCACTGCCAACATCGCCCTTTTGCTCGAAGCTGCCCGCAAGGCCAAGCGCCCCGTGGTTCACATCCGTCACCTGGGCACCGTGGGCGGCATGTTCGACCCCCAGGGCGAACGCGGCAACTTCATCAAAGGCCTGGAACCTCAGGGCGATGAACTGATCATCGAAAAACGCATGCCCAACGCCTTCAACGACACCGGCCTGCAAAAAACCCTGGAAAACCTCGGTTCGCTGGATGTCATCGTATGCGGCTTCATGAGCCACTCCAGCGTCAGCACCACCGTTCGCGCCGCCAAGGACTATGGCTTGCGGTGCACCCTGGTCGAAGACGCCTGCGCAACCCGCGACCTGCCGACCCCGGACGGCGGCGTGATCAGCGCACAACAGGTGCAAAGAACCGAAATGGCTATCATGAACGACAACTTCGCGACCCTGACACTGACCCGGAATTTGATCTGA
- a CDS encoding Smr/MutS family protein, which translates to MQDDDFSLFKNEIRGVKPIKHDRADTGKPKADRAQLAKLRQSATVRSNETIIDGLSDQFVIDVGPEDSLIWSRDGVQESQMRKLKLGQIGFEGSLDLHGMSVEKARETLWEFLTEATRLEVRCVRVTHGKAVRLDGKRPMIKSHVNTWLRQHSQVLGFCSCQARHGGAGAVYVMLKRTMMDGRDE; encoded by the coding sequence ATGCAAGACGACGATTTTTCCCTGTTCAAAAACGAGATTCGCGGTGTCAAACCGATCAAGCATGATCGGGCCGACACCGGCAAACCCAAAGCTGATCGGGCACAACTGGCCAAGCTGCGCCAATCGGCCACCGTGCGCTCCAACGAGACCATCATCGACGGTTTGTCAGACCAGTTCGTGATTGATGTCGGCCCCGAAGACTCACTCATCTGGTCGCGTGACGGCGTGCAGGAAAGCCAGATGCGCAAGCTCAAACTGGGCCAGATCGGCTTCGAAGGCAGCCTCGATCTGCACGGCATGAGTGTTGAAAAAGCCCGCGAGACCCTCTGGGAATTCCTCACCGAGGCCACCCGCCTCGAAGTACGCTGTGTGCGCGTCACCCACGGCAAGGCCGTGCGCCTGGACGGCAAGCGCCCCATGATCAAAAGCCACGTCAATACCTGGCTGCGCCAGCATTCACAGGTGCTGGGCTTCTGCTCATGCCAGGCCAGACATGGCGGCGCAGGGGCGGTTTACGTCATGCTCAAGCGCACCATGATGGACGGTCGCGACGAGTGA
- the folE gene encoding GTP cyclohydrolase I FolE: MSLEQNYTAILGQLGEDVSREGLLDTPKRAAKAMQYLCRGYEQTLEEVTNGALFSSDNSEMVLVKDIELYSLCEHHMLPFIGKAHVAYIPSGKVLGLSKVARIVDMYARRLQIQENLSRQIADAVMQVTGALGVAVVIEAKHMCMMMRGVEKQNSSMITSVMLGEFRENAATRSEFLSLIK, from the coding sequence ATGTCCCTGGAACAAAACTACACCGCCATCCTCGGTCAGCTTGGCGAAGACGTCTCCCGTGAAGGCCTGCTGGACACGCCAAAGCGTGCCGCCAAGGCCATGCAGTATCTTTGCCGCGGCTACGAACAAACCCTCGAAGAAGTCACCAACGGTGCCTTGTTCAGCTCCGACAACAGCGAAATGGTGCTGGTCAAGGACATCGAGCTCTACTCGTTGTGCGAACACCACATGCTGCCGTTTATCGGCAAGGCCCACGTTGCTTATATTCCGAGCGGCAAGGTGCTGGGCCTGTCGAAAGTGGCACGCATCGTCGACATGTACGCCCGTCGCCTGCAGATCCAGGAAAACCTCAGCCGCCAGATCGCCGACGCGGTGATGCAAGTCACCGGTGCCCTGGGCGTTGCCGTGGTGATTGAAGCCAAGCACATGTGCATGATGATGCGCGGTGTCGAGAAGCAAAATTCGTCGATGATCACTTCGGTGATGCTGGGTGAGTTCCGCGAAAATGCGGCCACCCGCAGCGAGTTTCTCAGCCTGATCAAGTAA
- a CDS encoding glutathione S-transferase N-terminal domain-containing protein, with protein sequence MFIKALRVGLGQLIIAGDFVTRPSKKQRPAAAQAQVDQAAKGLTLYQFHACPFCVKTRRTLRRLNVPVALRDAKNNAQDRQTLLEQGGKIKVPCLRIEEDGKTTWMYESKVIIDYLNQRFANV encoded by the coding sequence GTGTTTATCAAAGCGCTTCGCGTAGGCCTGGGTCAGCTGATCATCGCTGGCGATTTCGTCACCCGCCCCAGCAAAAAACAGCGCCCCGCCGCCGCCCAGGCACAGGTCGATCAAGCCGCCAAAGGCCTGACCCTGTACCAGTTCCATGCATGTCCGTTCTGTGTAAAAACCCGCCGTACCCTGCGCCGCCTGAATGTGCCGGTGGCGCTGCGTGACGCCAAAAACAATGCTCAGGACCGCCAGACCCTGCTGGAGCAAGGTGGCAAGATCAAAGTGCCTTGTCTGCGCATTGAGGAAGATGGCAAGACCACCTGGATGTACGAATCCAAGGTCATCATCGATTACCTGAACCAGCGGTTTGCCAACGTTTAA
- a CDS encoding glutathione S-transferase family protein translates to MLKVYGDYNSGNCYKIKLMLHLLGLEYEWQPVDILKGETQTPEFLAKNPNGKVPVVELEDGTCLWESNAILNYLADGSEFLPSEARLRTQVLQWQFFEQYSHEPYIAVARFIQFYLGLPEERLEEYRKLQKRGYRALTVMEQQLARTPYLVGEHYSIADVTLYAYTHVAHQGGFDLSGYPAIQAWLARVASHPRHVAMLD, encoded by the coding sequence ATGCTCAAGGTTTATGGCGATTACAACTCGGGGAACTGCTACAAAATCAAGCTGATGCTGCATTTGCTCGGGCTTGAGTATGAATGGCAGCCGGTGGACATTCTCAAGGGCGAAACGCAGACCCCGGAATTCCTCGCGAAAAACCCGAACGGCAAAGTTCCGGTCGTGGAACTGGAAGACGGCACCTGCCTGTGGGAGTCCAATGCGATTCTCAATTACCTGGCTGATGGTAGCGAGTTCTTGCCGTCAGAGGCGCGTTTGCGCACTCAGGTCCTGCAGTGGCAGTTTTTCGAGCAATACAGCCATGAGCCTTACATCGCGGTGGCCAGGTTCATTCAGTTCTATCTGGGGTTGCCTGAAGAGCGGCTTGAGGAATACCGCAAGCTGCAAAAGCGGGGCTACCGGGCGCTGACCGTGATGGAGCAACAACTGGCGCGCACACCGTACCTCGTGGGTGAGCACTACTCGATTGCGGACGTGACCCTGTACGCGTACACCCATGTGGCGCACCAAGGGGGCTTCGATCTGAGCGGCTACCCGGCGATTCAGGCCTGGCTGGCGCGTGTGGCGAGTCATCCGCGGCATGTGGCGATGCTCGACTGA